The Impatiens glandulifera chromosome 3, dImpGla2.1, whole genome shotgun sequence genome contains a region encoding:
- the LOC124930696 gene encoding putative pentatricopeptide repeat-containing protein At1g64310, which yields MFIQLRSLLSEILKPYQNLLITKQLHSLIITKTTLSNDPFYATKFIRLYAINGDLHSARLLFDRMSQRTVFLWNSIIRAYARFHLFGESFLMFRKMLTSETKPDNFTFACILRACSENLDSQGLKRIHGAVEVLGVRKDPVVSSALVTAYSKLGLVGEASVVFDEMPDPDLVLWNSMTSGYGYSGCWNNGLRLFNTMRSMGKQPDAETLVGLMSSLLEPNLLGIGRSMHNFCLKSGFDSSPHIGSVLVSMYSRCKCLNSALKVFHSIYHPDLVTWSALITGLSQSGENEKAIALFKEMNIMVVGNKADCVLIASLVSVIAQLAVLGHGTELHGYIVRHGLDSDVMVSSALVDMYVKCGFLPTGLLVFRKMPTRNVISYNLIMHAFALNGLPFDSFRMFEEMLMNGYQPDESTFSALLCACCHAGLVEYGQVYYKRMKDEFSLEYRIEHNIYMVKLLGMAGKLQEAYEFIKSLAKPVDSSVWGAFLSCCDVLGNSEMAEIAAKWLFENREDGSAYRVMISNVYAGNGKWDEATKLRDRLTKMPGISWTNVL from the coding sequence ATGTTCATCCAGCTCCGGTCGCTTCTATCTGAGATACTGAAACCCTACCAGAATCTGCTTATAACCAAGCAGCTCCACAGTTTGATCATCACCAAAACTACTCTTTCCAATGATCCATTTTATGCAACAAAGTTCATCAGATTATATGCCATCAATGGCGACCTACACTCCGCTCGTTTGCTCTTTGATCGAATGTCTCAAAGAACTGTCTTCCTTTGGAATTCCATCATCAGAGCTTATGCTCGATTCCATTTATTTGGTGAATCATTCCTCATGTTCAGGAAAATGTTGACTTCCGAGACTAAGCCAGATAACTTCACATTCGCCTGCATTTTGCGTGCCTGCTCTGAAAACCTAGATTCACAAGGACTGAAGCGTATTCATGGAGCAGTGGAAGTTTTGGGCGTCAGAAAGGACCCTGTAGTGAGCAGTGCGCTTGTAACAGCTTATTCAAAACTTGGGCTTGTTGGCGAAGCAAGTGTGGTGTTCGATGAAATGCCTGACCCAGATTTGGTCTTGTGGAATTCAATGACTTCTGGTTATGGCTATTCGGGATGTTGGAATAATGGCCTACGACTGTTCAACACGATGCGGAGCATGGGAAAGCAGCCAGATGCTGAGACATTAGTTGGATTAATGTCAAGTTTACTTGAACCTAACCTATTGGGAATTGGACGAAGTATGCATAACTTTTGTTTGAAAAGTGGTTTTGATTCAAGTCCACATATAGGCAGTGTACTGGTGAGTATGTACTCAAGGTGTAAGTGTCTTAATTCAGCACTTAAAGTATTTCATAGCATATATCATCCCGATCTTGTTACATGGTCTGCTTTAATAACTGGACTTTCACAGTCTGGAGAAAACGAAAAGGCTATAGCCTTGTTCAAGGAAATGAATATTATGGTAGTAGGTAACAAAGCCGATTGTGTATTAATTGCTAGTTTAGTATCTGTTATTGCTCAATTAGCTGTTCTTGGCCATGGCACTGAATTACATGGTTATATTGTAAGGCATGGATTGGATTCAGACGTTATGGTATCTTCCGCACTTGTTGACATGTATGTGAAATGTGGTTTCTTGCCTACGGGGCTACTAGTTTTTCGGAAGATGCCAACAAGGAATGTTATATCTTACAATTTGATCATGCATGCTTTTGCTTTAAACGGGCTCCCTTTCGATTCATTTAGAATGTTTGAGGAGATGCTTATGAATGGATACCAACCAGATGAATCCACTTTTTCTGCTCTTCTTTGTGCTTGCTGTCATGCTGGTCTTGTGGAATATGGGCAGGTATATTACAAAAGAATGAAGGATGAATTTAGTCTTGAATATAGGATAGAGCATAATATTTATATGGTGAAACTTCTGGGAATGGCTGGAAAGTTACAAGAGGCTTATGAATTTATCAAATCCTTGGCAAAGCCAGTGGATTCTAGCGTTTGGGGTGCATTCCTTTCGTGTTGTGATGTTCTTGGAAATTCTGAGATGGCAGAAATTGCAGCTAAGTGGTTGTTTGAGAATAGAGAAGATGGAAGTGCTTATAGAGTTATGATTTCTAATGTATATGCTGGCAATGGAAAGTGGGATGAGGCGACTAAATTGAGAGACCGATTGACGAAGATGCCTGGTATAAGCTGGACAAATGTACTATAG